CTCTCCTTGATAGAGAGGGATTAGTTTCACTAAAAACAACATGAATAGATTCTTCAACAACAAGTGATGTTTTGTTGAAGACTCTATAAGCTTTGCTATGATCTGAGTAGCCTAAGAAGATACCTTCAGTAGCTTTGGCATCAAATTTAGCAAGCTGATTCTTGTTGTTATTGTGaataaaacatttacaaccaaAAACTTTGAAATAGCTTAAGTTTGGAGTTTTACCTTTCCAGAGCTCATAAGGAGTCTTTTTCAGAATAGATCTTACCAAAGCTCTGTTTTGAATATAACAGGCTGTGCTAATAGCTTCGGCCCAGAAGTATTTGGGTAGCTTGGCTTCATTGATCATGGTTCGAGCCATTTCTTGAAGGGTTCTGTTCTTTCTCTCAACCACTCCATTTTGCTGGGGAGTTCTAGGTGCTGAGAAGTTGTGAGTGATTCCATTATCGTTGCAAAACTCCTCAAATAGCTTATTTTCAAATTCCCTTCCATGGTCACTTTGAACGGTGGAAATCTTTAGCCCTTGTTGATTTTGAATTCTTTTGCAGAGATTTGAGAATTTCTCAAAGGCTTCATCTTTGTGAGCAAGAAAAAGAACCCAAGTGAGTCTTGAATAATCATCCACAATCACAAAGGCGTAAGACTTACCTCCCAAGCTAGTTGGAGTGATTGGACCAAATAGGTCAAGGTGAAGTAGCTCCAGAGGTCTACTAGAGTTTAGCTGTCCTTTAGATTTGAAGGATGATCTGGTTTGCTTCCCCTTTTGACATGCATCACAAATGGAATCTTTTTCGAATTTTAGGCTGGGCAGTCCTTCCACAAGCTGATAGATGGATAATTTGCTGATTAGCTTCATACTTGCATGGCCTAATCGTCTGTGCCATAGCCAACAATTTTCTTCAATGGTAGCGAGACATAGATCAGACTCATTAAGTTTCTCTAGATCAATGAGATATATGTTGTCTACTCTATCTCCAATGATTAGAGTTTGGTTGCTAGACAAGTCTTGAACTTCGCATTTGTTAGGTTCAAAAATCACTCTTCTGTTTTTGTCACATAGCTGGCTGACACTGAGTAGGTTGAATTGTAACCCGCTGACCAGAGATACATCTTCGATAGGATGATTAGTCCCAATAGTTCCTGAACCGATAATTTTAGCTTGACTGTTGTCTCCAAAGCTAACTGATCCTCTTCCATTTAGTTTGAGCTGGGTGAACTTGGATTTGTCACCCGTCATATGCCTAGAGCATGCACTGTCCACGTACCAGTTGTCATGTGCCTTTTTGCTCCTTAGGCAAACCTGAAAAGATCAGTTAGTTTTAGGTACCCAAGCTAAATTGGGTCCTGATGGGTTAGCTTTGACATATAAGTTGTTCCGAGTCTGATTACCTTGAGTGGCTTTctttttgaaattgcaaaatttaTCCGAGTGGCCTTTTCGGTTACAGTAAAAGCAAGATTCTTTAGTGACAAAAGGTTGCGCTTGATAGTTAGATCGAGATGGGCCAACCATGGCTTTCACAAACTGAGTAGCTTTGGGTTCTTGAATTTTTAAAGAATCATACCCAATGCCAGCTTTGCTTTTAGATAAGCGCATATCAGTAGTTCCAAGGAGCATGTCAAGATTGGATCTACCTTTTGTGAAAGTCTCAAGATCTCGAGTTAAGCCAACgattttgattttcagattttcaTTGAGTCTAGCAAACATTTTCTTAACATTGTTTGAAACTTCAAGTTCAGTTTGGAGAAATCTGATTTGGGATTTAGAGTGTCTAAGCTCTTCAATCAGATCGCTCGAAGGCTGAGTGAGATTAGCTTCAAGCTGATCAACATCAGTCTTAAGCTGATTAGTTTGATTAGCGCTAGCATGGTCAGGCTGGCTAGTCAAATTATCAGCTTCTGCGATCTTGTATTTTCCTTTTagatttagatattttaaagaAACCTTGGTGTATTCTTTGAAAAGAGCATTATATAAATCTTGAAGATCAAGAGAGCTAATGTCAAGAGTTTTTACCTCATGATCAATTTCTGAACTGTCAGCTTCTGAACATTGATTAGGTTGAGATCCTTCAGCATTGTCTTGGGGATCACACTCTTCTCCTATTTTGGCCATTAAGCAAACAATGGCATTTCCTGGTGTTTCTTCTTCTGAGCTGGATGCTTCACTGTCACTCCATGTGGCTTTCATAGCTCTATCAAATCTTTCTTTCCGATATCTTTTCTTTAGCTTTGGGCAGTTAGCTTTGAAATGATCCGGGCTGTTACATTCAAAGCAGTTAGCTTCCAGTGTTTCCTTCTTAGCTTCAGGTCTGGGATTGTATGATTTCTTTAAGTCATTCCTGTATCTTCTTCCACCTTTCTTGTACATCTTCTGAAACTTTCGAGTCATGAGAGCTATTTCTTCTTCTGAGTTATCTGAATCACTCTCTTGATTGACAGTTTTTAGAGCTAGAtcagttttcttctttttatcgAAGACTGATTCTTTCCCTTTCTTAATTAGCTCGTGAGTGAACAGCGAACCCATTAGCTCGTCCAGGGAGTAATCTTTTAGATTTCTTGCTTCAAAGATGGCATCTACCTTGCTGTCCCATTTATCGGTAAGAGATCTTAGAACCTTTTTCACAAGTTCTTCTTCTCTTATGTTTTCCCCGAGACTCTTCATTCCATTTACAATATTTGAAAGGCGAGTGCTTAGCTCCTGAATAGATTCATTAGGTTGCATCTGGAACAGCTCATACTGTCTCTTTAGCATGTTGATTTTGGATTCTTTAACCTGATCTGTTCCTTCAAACGTGGTTTGAAGTTTTTCCCATGCTTCTTTTGCTGTTGAGCATCCTCGAATTCGATTATACTCGGTGGCATCTAATGCACAATGAATCATGTTGATAGCTTTGGCATTGAGCTGAACAGCTTTCCAATCTTCATCGGTGTACTCTTCTTCAGTCTTTTCTCTTCTAGTTCCATTAGATTCAGTAAGTGATGGAGGTGTGATTCCTTTCAAAATGATTCTCCAGCATTCAATGTCATAGGCCTGCACAAAATTTTTCATTCTATTTTTCCACCAATCATAGTTAGATCCATTAAAGAGTGGAGGTCTCGAAACTGAACTCCCTTCTGGTACCCCAGAAGCACTAGAAACGCCTGTTGAGCTAGTAGCCATTAGGATCACTTTGGCAAGCTGGAATATTAGCTTGAGCGAATATAacctgctctgataccaattgttgggTCCAGCAGTAGCtcaagaggggggggggggtgaattgAGACTTAAAAACTTTTGCTTAAATATGTAAAGCTAATGGAATAGCTTCGTCCTGATGAATGTAAAGTCTTCACAAGCTAATCAAATATGGATCAGTTTGAGAGCTGCGTGATATAGACTTATGAAAACCTTTTTAACAGAGTATAAAAATAGAGATGATGTAAAGTTATGTTTAGTTTAAATGAAAAGCTTtctttcaaaaacagttttagaTGAAGCTAAAGTAAAGCAGAAACTAAAGCATAAAACTGAACACCAGatttttatagtggttcggCAACCCTGCCTACATCCACTCCTTAAGGATCCCCATCCTTAAGTATTCCACTCTGAGATCTCTATTACGGGCTAGAGATAAAGCCAATAAGAATACAACCCTAGTTCTACCCAGAAGCTAGTCTGTAACTTACAAGCTGATTTGATAGCTTCAGCAAACTAATACCCTTTGAAGAATAAATCTGATTCTACCCAGAACCTATTCTATTCCTCACAAGATGATTACAGAAAGATGGTATGAACTCTCACTCAAACTATTCCTAGTTTTCTTTGAGATAAATCACCACGGATTGAAAGCTCTTGAGAATGTGGAAACTTGATCTTTTTCACTTGATTTCCCACACCTTTGCAAATGGAGAAGAATGCCTTTTATAGACTCCAAGAATCTTCTAGAGAGTAGGGCTGAGTCACATCAGGATATTCCTTCAATTCTTATCCTCTATGCAAGGTGTACATGGTGACAAGAGGAGGAGCCTATTCTAGGCTGATCTGGCCAATCAGGTTGAGCTCAGGTTTGTTTGGTAGTGCTGGCAGCCTGATTGCAGTACAAGGTACACTGACAACCTGATAGTGCTGGGCTGGTATATTTCAAGCTGATTCCGAAAATACCCTCCTTCATTGTTGCTAGAGGAAAGATCAAGATGCTTCTAGAAATTGGGCCTTGCAATAATTCAATCAACACATTAGTGGGCTTTAGTTATCATCAAAACAAGGGATAAAAAATAAGGGCCTATAGCCAacactaaatttatttaaaaattaaataaataattatttataatttaaataaaaaaataaaaataaaatattttttttaaatcaatctaGTGGTCTGCTATCTGTAGCAGACCCACCGGTGTGGGTTTGCTCATTGGAGCAGAcccacgccggtgggtctgcttcaCAGAGCAGACCCACGACAGATAGTagacccaccgtggtgggtctgttctccggtgagcagacccaccacggtgggtttaaattaatttaaaaaaaaaatattttttcatttaaattaaaaataattgtttatttattttttaaaattaaatgagttATTATTTGGATAACTTTTTTTCCGGCAATGGACGGTGGTGGCCGGAAAAAACCGGCGGCGGCGGGTGAAAGTTTTCGGTTGGatggtttgatttaattgagttgATTGGTGATTTAAGTATGATTTGGATGGTTTATGTCTGATTTGATTAAGTGAATGactttagatttggttagattaggttggtttggtttttgttattgaccttaggggtattttaggtatttttgagaaaataaagggcttggggcggttttagggtaaaaggggtttagctgatcgttaggtaaagtttaggggATTTACGGCAGGTTTTtttagatcagggggtttagcgtaagatacccctaaagtcaggggccatgGCGGATTATTAGCCAATTTCAGGCAATTTCAGGTGTTTCGTTGCTTACCTATTTTCCGGTTGCCGTTCCATTTCGTTGCTCACCCATCTCCGATTTGCTTCACAGCATTCCAAACACCATCTCCGGTTGTTCTTCTCACTCAAACCTTCGGTGGTTCTTCTCCATCAAACCTCCGGCCGCCATCAGAGGAAATGATGcagaattttaattataaatataggtTTAAGTGTAATTTGGATCagtattttaattcatatttatctaattGGCTTTATGTTGTTTTTGTAGGAGTACTTtaagcagaaaatgcaggccgCCATCAAACGGCTGAGGAGCACAGCCTCTACTTCCGTGGACCCGGACTCGGTGTATCTCACCGTTGAAGGGGTGAATATGCGGAGCATTTATGGGCTAGGGTCAGTTGGCTCTGAGTAGGTCGCCTCACGGCGGGGTATTTCTAGTCGGCGGCCCAACAGCTCCACTCGAAATGTCTCACTAGGTGCCGAGTCGAGGATTCGTACTGACATCATGGAACATATCGCGGATACGATCTGTGATCATGTTCAAGCTGCGGTTCAGGCAACGATGAAGCAGTTGCAGCGGGCCCCAGCAGGTGATCAGCTCCCCACATCTCAACCCCCGCCTCCTCCCACCCCTGATGTATAGTGTAGTGCAGGTAGCATCATGTTAGTATACATTTTTCAATTATCGCATAGTATTATCGTTTTGTAAATTCTAAACAGGCTAGCGAATTATTAAAAGGTTTAGTTTAATTGTATTTGCATTTTGTGTGTATTTGGCAGgttttaaaattacataaaatgcCAAAAAGCGGGAAAAATCTGATCTGGAAAAATCAATTTCCCGATGGAGTTATGGGTTTAGCGACGAAATTTAATCCTTCGATAAACCCATCCTACATTACCAGAAGACTAAAGTTGGCGACGGACATGTTCCGTTGCAAACTTCAGTCGCCAATTGGGGACGCGCGCCTACTCTGTCGTCGGACGACGATGTGTTGGCCAACGACCCTCTCATGTTTGGCGATGGAATATTTCGTCAccaattggcgacggattattTCAGGGCGTTGCTAATTCTTTTAGCGATGCCTTTTTCTGACGGACGTAGTCCGTCGACTAATCCGTCGGGAACttcccgacggattttagccttTTAGCGACGAAAGAATTTACCGCTAAAAGGCTGTTTTTAGTAGTGTACCTCTAATGGTTGACTTCTTAAGTTTTATGGTTTGGGTTTGTTGTGTTGTTGTAGAGATTTTGGATAATTGTTGGTAGGCTTGCTTAATTATTGATAACTCATGTGATCATCCCTTTTGCTATGTTTATAGTTGAATCCatgtttcaccttgttggtTGAGTCATTTTGATTGGATTTTATGTTAGGGTTTGATTGCAATTGATTTGGGTTTATCAATTTGAGTTGGAATTTTTGCATGCCATGTATTCCATATACTGATGTGTTGAATATCTTGGCATGAGTACTGGATTTCTCACTTAAGTAGTTGAGATTGATGTTTGGTGTTGAGTTATATTGAGTTCCTTTATTGAAGAGAAGACCGTAATCAGGGGAGGGCGGTGAATAAGAAACAAGAACAGCCGAAAATACAAACATCAAGGTTACCAGCACAAACCGATGTCAGCAACTACCAGCGGAACcctataataattttaatttagttatattatat
This region of Mercurialis annua linkage group LG1-X, ddMerAnnu1.2, whole genome shotgun sequence genomic DNA includes:
- the LOC130015106 gene encoding uncharacterized protein LOC130015106, with product MATSSTGVSSASGVPEGSSVSRPPLFNGSNYDWWKNRMKNFVQAYDIECWRIILKGITPPSLTESNGTRREKTEEEYTDEDWKAVQLNAKAINMIHCALDATEYNRIRGCSTAKEAWEKLQTTFEGTDQVKESKINMLKRQYELFQMQPNESIQELSTRLSNIVNGMKSLGENIREEELVKKVLRSLTDKWDSKVDAIFEARNLKDYSLDELMGSLFTHELIKKGKESVFDKKKKTDLALKTVNQESDSDNSEEEIALMTRKFQKMYKKGGRRYRNDLKKSYNPRPEAKKETLEANCFECNSPDHFKANCPKLKKRYRKERFDRAMKATWSDSEASSSEEETPGNAIVCLMAKIGEECDPQDNAEGSQPNQCSEADSSEIDHEVKTLDISSLDLQDLYNALFKEYTKVSLKYLNLKGKYKIAEADNLTSQPDHASANQTNQLKTDVDQLEANLTQPSSDLIEELRHSKSQIRFLQTELEVSNNVKKMFARLNENLKIKIVGLTRDLETFTKGRSNLDMLLGTTDMRLSKSKAGIGYDSLKIQEPKATQFVKAMVGPSRSNYQAQPFVTKESCFYCNRKGHSDKFCNFKKKATQGLPKEQKGT